In Pelagicoccus albus, the following are encoded in one genomic region:
- the coaE gene encoding dephospho-CoA kinase (Dephospho-CoA kinase (CoaE) performs the final step in coenzyme A biosynthesis.), which produces MKIGLTGGIGCGKSTVSKLFAENGFSTLDADKVVHELLASDPGTIAAVVDLFGPEVEKEEGGIDREAVGKSVFGDEPKLRELEAILHPRVRERWQSLPDSGDWLIEIPLLFEKKLQKSVDLSICVFSDPQTQVERLEQRGMNRTQALARMNRQMPVAEKATLADYVLLNDGSQSFLSEQVRSLLSKIRTPQ; this is translated from the coding sequence GTGAAAATCGGTCTCACAGGAGGAATTGGCTGCGGAAAGTCGACGGTTTCCAAGTTGTTTGCGGAAAATGGATTTTCCACCCTCGACGCGGATAAGGTTGTCCATGAGCTGTTGGCTAGTGATCCAGGCACGATCGCGGCCGTGGTTGATTTGTTTGGGCCTGAAGTCGAAAAGGAGGAGGGGGGCATCGATCGTGAGGCCGTCGGGAAATCAGTGTTTGGCGACGAACCTAAGCTCCGCGAGCTGGAGGCTATTTTGCATCCCCGGGTGCGCGAGAGATGGCAGAGCCTTCCGGATTCAGGAGATTGGCTGATTGAGATACCGCTTCTCTTCGAAAAAAAACTGCAGAAAAGCGTTGATCTTAGCATATGCGTGTTCTCTGATCCGCAAACGCAGGTCGAGAGACTGGAGCAGAGAGGAATGAATCGAACTCAGGCTCTGGCCCGCATGAATCGGCAAATGCCAGTGGCGGAAAAGGCAACGCTCGCCGACTACGTTTTGCTAAACGACGGAAGCCAGTCATTTCTCTCCGAGCAAGTCCGAAGCCTGCTCTCGAAAATCAGAACTCCTCAATAA
- a CDS encoding GspE/PulE family protein — MADSTLTLQIIETSGLVTSDQLRVVRTSLPDASDDEVLESLYSKGYADRKSVVRELANEFAMEWIDLSEAPWPQDARALLDEPLARRFQAFPLSSGVDRIRVAISDPLQELDTLSHLLGVQVVPVLAAEEDVEIAIDASYLDARQTASARLSIEERKLAEEVRVDDSEVEIATNLTGEDDAPIIRLVQVIISEAVRIRASDIHFEPLETRFRVRFRVDGQLQEMPKPPPRRLQLPVISRIKVMGKMSIAEKRLPQDGRIQVKVEGVEYDLRVSSLPTAYGESIVMRILDKSSLMLGLPELGFLPDDQETYERLITMPDGMLLVTGPTGSGKTTTLYSCLHFLNKSDRKIITVEDPIEYQMPGINQVPVNKAIGMSFSAALKAILRQAPNIIMIGEIRDLETAEIAINASLTGHMVFSTLHTNDAPSAVTRLVDIGVKPYLVATSMRAALAQRLVRKICPACCARYKPTAREMNAIGLDPLTSGQTTLLRGKGCDECHDLGFKGRIGVFELFKVVDEVERLIYSNGTSAQLRSLSRQLGMRSMREDGIRKVMAGLTTVEEVLSVTVDEPAHI, encoded by the coding sequence ATGGCTGATTCCACTCTGACATTGCAGATAATCGAGACAAGCGGGCTAGTCACCAGCGATCAACTACGTGTCGTTCGAACATCATTGCCTGATGCAAGCGATGATGAGGTTTTGGAATCTCTCTATTCGAAAGGTTACGCGGACCGGAAGTCAGTCGTTCGCGAGCTTGCTAACGAGTTCGCGATGGAATGGATCGATCTATCGGAAGCCCCTTGGCCTCAGGATGCCAGAGCTCTTTTGGACGAACCCTTGGCACGGCGATTTCAGGCATTTCCCCTGTCCTCCGGAGTTGATCGTATTCGAGTCGCTATCTCGGATCCTCTCCAAGAGTTGGATACGTTGTCTCACTTGCTCGGAGTTCAAGTCGTTCCGGTTTTGGCGGCGGAGGAAGATGTAGAAATCGCGATCGATGCGTCTTATCTGGATGCCCGCCAAACGGCTTCTGCTCGACTGAGTATTGAGGAGCGTAAACTGGCCGAGGAGGTGCGTGTCGATGACAGTGAAGTGGAGATCGCTACCAACCTTACGGGAGAGGATGACGCTCCTATCATTCGTCTGGTGCAGGTCATCATATCGGAAGCGGTTCGTATTCGAGCTTCCGACATCCACTTCGAGCCGCTGGAAACCCGGTTCAGGGTTCGCTTTCGCGTAGACGGGCAGCTGCAAGAGATGCCCAAGCCTCCGCCTCGCCGCCTGCAGTTGCCTGTCATCTCTCGCATCAAGGTGATGGGGAAGATGAGCATCGCGGAAAAGCGATTGCCGCAAGATGGGCGAATCCAAGTAAAGGTCGAAGGAGTTGAGTACGACTTGCGTGTATCCTCTTTACCCACTGCCTATGGCGAGTCGATCGTGATGCGTATTTTGGACAAATCCAGTTTGATGCTCGGTTTGCCCGAACTCGGTTTCCTGCCAGATGATCAAGAGACTTACGAGCGGCTTATTACCATGCCGGATGGGATGCTGCTGGTCACGGGACCTACCGGTTCAGGTAAGACCACGACTCTCTACAGCTGTTTGCACTTCCTTAATAAGTCCGATCGAAAGATCATCACGGTGGAGGATCCGATCGAGTACCAGATGCCAGGAATCAACCAAGTGCCGGTAAACAAGGCGATCGGGATGAGCTTTTCGGCGGCATTGAAGGCGATACTTCGCCAAGCTCCGAACATCATCATGATCGGGGAGATTCGCGATCTGGAGACGGCAGAAATAGCCATCAACGCCTCCCTCACTGGGCACATGGTATTTAGTACGCTACACACGAATGATGCTCCTTCCGCGGTCACGCGTTTGGTAGATATCGGCGTAAAGCCGTACTTGGTGGCCACCTCAATGCGGGCGGCCTTGGCGCAACGTTTGGTCAGGAAAATTTGTCCAGCCTGTTGCGCTCGTTACAAGCCAACCGCTCGGGAGATGAATGCCATCGGGCTCGACCCTTTGACATCGGGGCAAACGACATTGCTGCGCGGAAAGGGCTGCGACGAATGTCACGATCTAGGGTTTAAGGGGCGTATCGGCGTTTTCGAATTGTTCAAAGTGGTGGATGAAGTGGAGCGACTTATCTATTCGAATGGTACCTCTGCTCAGCTTCGTTCCCTTTCGCGCCAATTAGGCATGCGGTCCATGCGAGAGGATGGAATACGTAAGGTCATGGCGGGGCTGACCACTGTAGAGGAAGTTCTGTCGGTGACGGTTGATGAGCCGGCTCATATCTAG
- a CDS encoding type IV pilus twitching motility protein PilT, with amino-acid sequence MSYEMNELLELVFDEGASDLHIQVGRPPTIRLGGEMISVDGPDLTPSDTEKLMQSITPDSYIQSVKTTGGADFGFAYLDRARFRVSVMRAKGTYGLVLRMIPADFIPLDKIGIPDKIRDLLYRPRGLILVTGPTGSGKSTTLASMINYINERRSGHIITIEDPIEYYHDHKKSIVTQREVGVDVDSFSGAIRSALRQDPDVILVGEMRDLETIEAAISAAETGHLVFGTLHTNSAPKTIDRIVDAFPANMKEMIRTQLASSIVGVISQVLCKKIGGGRVAGLEIMVTTTSIAALIRDNKTYRVTSDIQTGAALGMITMDTHLLSLYNQGLITAREAFEKSQSPEDMLKRLEALGATVEAS; translated from the coding sequence ATGAGTTATGAGATGAACGAGCTGCTGGAGCTGGTCTTCGATGAAGGGGCTTCCGACTTGCATATTCAGGTAGGGCGTCCGCCGACGATTCGCCTAGGCGGTGAGATGATATCGGTGGATGGGCCGGATCTGACTCCGTCCGACACCGAAAAGCTGATGCAGTCCATTACGCCGGACAGCTACATTCAGAGCGTCAAGACGACTGGAGGCGCTGACTTTGGATTCGCCTATCTCGACCGGGCTCGGTTTCGCGTAAGCGTAATGAGAGCCAAGGGCACCTATGGATTGGTGCTTCGTATGATCCCTGCGGATTTCATCCCTTTGGATAAGATCGGAATACCGGACAAGATCCGCGATCTCTTGTATCGTCCAAGAGGCCTCATTTTGGTTACTGGACCGACTGGTTCTGGTAAGAGTACCACGCTCGCTTCGATGATTAACTACATCAACGAACGCCGTAGCGGTCATATCATAACCATCGAGGATCCGATTGAGTACTACCATGATCACAAGAAATCGATCGTCACTCAACGTGAAGTAGGGGTCGATGTAGATAGCTTTTCAGGGGCGATCCGCTCCGCTCTTCGTCAAGACCCGGATGTTATTCTGGTGGGTGAAATGCGAGACCTTGAGACAATCGAAGCTGCGATCAGCGCGGCAGAGACGGGTCACTTGGTTTTTGGCACCCTTCACACCAACAGTGCTCCGAAGACGATCGACCGTATCGTGGACGCTTTTCCGGCCAACATGAAGGAGATGATCCGAACCCAGCTCGCGTCTTCCATTGTCGGAGTCATCTCACAGGTACTCTGCAAGAAGATAGGGGGAGGCCGCGTGGCGGGGCTCGAGATCATGGTTACCACCACTTCGATTGCAGCCCTCATTCGCGATAATAAGACTTATCGGGTAACATCTGACATTCAGACTGGGGCGGCTCTTGGCATGATAACCATGGATACGCATCTCTTGAGTCTCTACAACCAAGGGCTGATCACCGCGCGTGAAGCGTTTGAGAAATCGCAATCGCCGGAGGACATGCTGAAACGACTGGAAGCCCTAGGGGCCACGGTCGAGGCCAGCTAG
- the glnD gene encoding [protein-PII] uridylyltransferase, protein MIQAFSKQLKSIIAKQLSFEDTAKPSEKLGALKSFLKEGTESILSHHRAGAPGLDVAKGRTMMIDALISKLAGPAIESVQNLVDDASLAISVVALGGYGREELCPLSDIDIMFLYPSNTDGKLLQKAQELLVQEVLYPLWDAGLKVGHSTRSVDEAFKEAKSDIQTKTALLEARLICGSSALFEGFQSSYHLFYRKDDPKDYIKQRLDDQRSRRAKFGGSIYMQEPDIKSGVGGLRDYHNTLWMAQVRLNLKNIDGLVPLSYLNKQELADIKEAYEFLIRVRNELHFRLKRPSDLLSLELQPKVAYRIGYKQRDILGRVEVFMRDYYRRAQTIFRVTKNIEKRLALSAKPSSKTPMESVKSFLLARRAEKVRRIDGFMIRGQEITYETPDVFKEDPVRLIRIFRLCQQNKVEIDFELNAQIRSSLDLIDDSIRESEGANLSFRTILQESGNVYPTLNEMHELGVLGAFIPEWGKLTCLVQHEYYHRYTADVHTLHTIRELDEIFSNAERMYRPYLEALRELSLPNLIYLILFLHDIGKARGIQNHAESGVEIAGPILKRFKIDEKNQASVRFIIKNHLQMARFWQRYDIDDPDTAKAFAEQVGSPELLRLLYVHTFCDARGTARGLWNQYKDTMHRTLYLRTLEVFKAEDKLEQHYKEQRAMTQQELISIDIEGVSSEEIDAHFKLLPDRYFINTSQEEIIQHIKMINQLIKEISAADSLGALKPVIDWRHDVNRSLTVVNVVTWDRAGLFHKLAGALNLAGYSILSAKAISRDDHIAIDTFYVAENGRGPSNEKLAMEAFTAAVKDALVSNEDLYPRILEKAKKEASELFSKKDENPLAESFEPQIDVYHELSLQRTILEVQAPDHLGLLYQIANQISKHGFDITFARINTERGIAIDTLYLIEVDNSEESDGEKLMNLREGLTKILNEN, encoded by the coding sequence ATGATTCAAGCCTTCTCAAAACAACTTAAAAGCATCATAGCGAAGCAGCTCTCCTTCGAAGACACGGCAAAACCGTCCGAAAAGCTAGGAGCGCTCAAGAGCTTCCTAAAGGAGGGCACGGAGAGTATTTTGAGCCATCATCGCGCTGGAGCGCCTGGATTGGATGTCGCCAAGGGGCGGACGATGATGATTGACGCGTTGATTTCCAAGCTAGCCGGGCCGGCAATCGAGAGCGTGCAAAACCTAGTGGATGACGCCTCTCTAGCCATCAGCGTTGTTGCTTTAGGCGGATACGGGAGAGAGGAGCTCTGCCCATTGAGCGACATAGACATCATGTTTCTCTACCCCTCCAATACGGATGGCAAACTACTGCAAAAGGCTCAGGAGCTCCTAGTGCAGGAAGTCCTCTATCCGCTTTGGGACGCAGGCCTGAAGGTGGGGCATTCTACCCGCTCTGTCGACGAGGCGTTTAAGGAGGCCAAGTCCGACATACAGACCAAAACCGCCCTCCTCGAAGCGCGTTTGATCTGCGGATCCTCTGCCCTATTTGAAGGGTTCCAATCCTCCTATCATCTCTTCTATCGCAAGGACGACCCCAAGGATTACATCAAGCAACGCCTAGACGACCAAAGAAGCCGCCGAGCAAAATTTGGAGGTTCCATCTACATGCAGGAACCGGACATCAAAAGTGGCGTGGGAGGACTTCGGGACTACCACAATACGCTGTGGATGGCCCAGGTACGGCTAAACCTCAAAAATATAGATGGACTCGTTCCGCTGAGCTACCTCAACAAGCAAGAGCTCGCGGACATCAAAGAAGCCTACGAATTCCTGATCCGAGTCCGAAACGAGCTGCACTTCAGATTGAAGCGGCCCAGCGATCTGCTTTCCTTGGAACTACAGCCGAAAGTCGCCTACCGGATTGGGTACAAGCAGCGCGACATCCTCGGGCGCGTCGAGGTCTTCATGCGCGACTACTACCGCCGAGCGCAGACCATTTTCCGCGTAACCAAGAACATCGAAAAACGACTCGCTCTCAGCGCCAAGCCCTCCAGCAAAACCCCTATGGAATCGGTGAAGAGCTTCCTCCTCGCCCGCAGGGCGGAGAAAGTTCGTCGTATCGATGGCTTTATGATCCGAGGGCAGGAAATCACTTACGAGACCCCGGACGTCTTCAAGGAAGATCCCGTGCGTTTGATCCGCATTTTCCGTCTTTGCCAGCAAAACAAGGTCGAGATAGATTTTGAGCTGAATGCACAAATTCGATCATCGCTCGACCTGATCGACGACAGCATACGCGAATCAGAAGGAGCAAATCTCAGTTTCCGCACCATTCTTCAAGAATCGGGAAATGTGTACCCTACCCTGAATGAAATGCACGAATTGGGCGTACTGGGAGCCTTTATTCCCGAATGGGGAAAGCTTACATGCCTCGTCCAGCATGAGTACTACCATCGCTACACTGCAGATGTGCATACGCTTCATACAATCAGAGAATTGGATGAAATTTTTTCAAACGCTGAGAGGATGTACAGGCCTTACCTTGAAGCGCTTCGCGAACTGAGCCTACCCAACCTCATCTACTTGATTCTTTTCCTGCACGATATCGGAAAAGCTCGCGGGATCCAAAATCATGCGGAGTCAGGGGTCGAAATAGCTGGCCCAATTCTCAAGCGATTCAAGATCGACGAAAAAAATCAGGCATCAGTTCGATTTATTATAAAGAATCACCTGCAGATGGCGCGATTTTGGCAAAGGTACGACATTGATGACCCTGATACAGCCAAAGCATTTGCCGAACAAGTGGGATCGCCAGAGCTCCTGCGACTTCTCTACGTGCACACATTCTGTGACGCAAGAGGCACGGCTAGAGGCCTTTGGAACCAGTACAAGGACACTATGCACCGCACCCTCTACCTTCGCACCTTGGAGGTATTTAAAGCCGAGGACAAACTCGAGCAGCACTACAAGGAGCAAAGAGCGATGACCCAACAGGAACTCATCTCTATCGACATCGAGGGTGTCAGCTCCGAGGAAATAGACGCCCACTTCAAGCTGCTGCCGGATCGCTATTTCATTAACACTTCGCAAGAAGAGATCATCCAGCACATCAAGATGATCAACCAGTTGATCAAGGAAATCTCGGCCGCGGATTCCTTGGGAGCCCTCAAGCCAGTGATTGATTGGCGACACGACGTGAACCGCTCCCTCACGGTGGTAAACGTGGTCACATGGGACCGAGCCGGACTCTTCCACAAACTGGCTGGCGCTCTCAACTTAGCCGGATACTCAATCCTAAGCGCAAAAGCCATTTCCCGCGACGATCACATAGCGATCGACACTTTCTACGTGGCCGAAAATGGGAGAGGCCCTTCCAATGAGAAGCTGGCCATGGAAGCCTTTACGGCGGCCGTTAAGGATGCACTCGTATCCAACGAAGACTTGTATCCTCGAATCCTCGAGAAGGCCAAAAAGGAAGCGAGCGAACTCTTTTCCAAAAAGGACGAAAACCCGCTGGCAGAGTCCTTCGAACCGCAGATCGACGTCTACCACGAACTGTCCCTACAGCGTACGATCCTCGAAGTGCAAGCCCCTGACCACTTGGGATTGCTCTACCAGATCGCGAACCAGATTTCCAAGCACGGCTTCGATATAACCTTCGCCCGCATCAACACAGAGCGAGGCATCGCGATCGACACGCTTTACTTAATCGAGGTAGATAACAGCGAGGAGTCGGACGGCGAGAAGCTGATGAATCTCCGCGAGGGCCTTACCAAGATCCTCAACGAAAACTAA
- the rho gene encoding transcription termination factor Rho encodes MEGDLPAASRFSNKDACEEILKELDGSEPIDLTALYEQKVEPMAAAIRALGAELEEKCSRKQAIEALYKFAREGKRVLKDAGFLDTSDDGHGYVVHQVSNYQLKPESVYVPASLIREYGLQRGHEVEILAVAPEEGERCPSALRIVSAMGGDPVELAKITPFEDLIPYYPTERLVLETPDPGNSKKDVSMRAFDLLTPIGFGQRGLIVAPPRTGKTILLQGLANSIQQNWPEAHLIVLLIDERPEEVTDFKRRVKGEVVSSTFDETPTSHVHCAEMVCEKARRMVEQGKDVVILLDSITRLARAYNALASNSGKIMSGGIEATAMQKPKRFFGSARNIEDGGTLTIMGTALVDTGSKMDEVIFEEFKGTGNMEIHLDRELINKRIFPAINFERSGTRKEELLYHPQEMEKVYGLRRVMQGVPGVEAMEMLIKRLKVTKNNIEFLMSLK; translated from the coding sequence ATCGAGGGAGATTTGCCCGCAGCATCCCGCTTCTCGAACAAGGATGCCTGTGAGGAAATCCTTAAGGAGCTCGATGGTTCCGAACCGATAGATTTGACCGCTCTTTACGAGCAGAAGGTGGAGCCGATGGCTGCAGCTATCCGTGCGCTCGGCGCGGAGCTGGAAGAGAAGTGTAGCCGCAAGCAAGCGATCGAAGCTCTCTACAAATTTGCCCGCGAAGGAAAGCGAGTCCTAAAGGATGCTGGCTTTTTGGATACAAGCGACGATGGCCATGGTTACGTGGTTCACCAGGTTAGCAATTACCAACTCAAGCCCGAAAGCGTCTACGTACCTGCGTCTTTGATCCGTGAATACGGACTGCAGAGAGGACATGAGGTTGAAATCCTAGCGGTCGCGCCGGAAGAGGGTGAACGCTGTCCCTCGGCCTTGCGAATTGTATCCGCTATGGGTGGCGATCCTGTCGAGCTCGCCAAGATAACGCCTTTTGAGGATTTGATTCCTTACTATCCTACTGAGCGCTTAGTTCTAGAGACTCCCGATCCTGGAAACAGCAAGAAGGATGTTTCCATGCGAGCCTTCGATTTGCTTACTCCGATCGGATTTGGACAGCGCGGATTGATCGTCGCTCCTCCTCGCACCGGTAAGACTATCCTGCTGCAAGGCTTGGCCAACTCGATCCAACAAAATTGGCCCGAGGCGCATTTGATCGTTTTACTAATCGACGAGCGACCGGAAGAAGTTACTGACTTCAAGCGTCGAGTGAAGGGCGAAGTCGTCAGTTCCACTTTTGACGAGACGCCGACTAGCCACGTGCATTGTGCGGAGATGGTATGCGAAAAGGCTCGCCGCATGGTAGAGCAGGGCAAGGATGTCGTTATCTTGCTCGATTCGATTACCCGCCTTGCCCGCGCCTACAACGCGCTGGCCAGCAACAGCGGTAAGATCATGTCAGGTGGTATCGAGGCGACTGCGATGCAGAAGCCCAAGCGTTTCTTTGGCTCGGCTCGAAATATCGAAGACGGCGGCACTCTCACCATCATGGGTACTGCTTTGGTGGATACCGGGAGTAAGATGGATGAAGTGATCTTCGAAGAGTTCAAGGGTACCGGTAATATGGAAATCCACTTGGATCGCGAATTGATCAACAAGAGAATCTTCCCCGCTATCAACTTCGAGAGAAGTGGTACCCGAAAGGAAGAGCTGCTCTATCATCCGCAGGAGATGGAAAAGGTCTATGGCCTCCGTCGAGTCATGCAGGGTGTGCCTGGCGTGGAGGCTATGGAGATGTTGATCAAGCGCCTCAAGGTGACGAAGAACAACATCGAGTTCCTGATGTCGCTGAAATAG
- a CDS encoding acetate uptake transporter codes for MSEGSNTQGNPAVVGLAGFGVTTLLLQFHNVGWCAMGPVLACAIIFGGLAQLIAGFQEFKCGNNFGYSAFTAYGSFWIAFAIILLCKHYGVYESSGEDIGWFLVGFAVYTLIMLVAAMRVHGMMALTFLLLTIGFVLLILAHFGFPQLTKVAGFELMACALCALYMMAAAIYAQVFGRPILPVGKPWLS; via the coding sequence ATGTCAGAAGGATCGAATACACAAGGAAACCCAGCCGTCGTGGGACTGGCTGGTTTCGGAGTCACAACACTGCTATTGCAGTTCCACAACGTTGGCTGGTGCGCTATGGGCCCTGTCTTGGCCTGTGCCATCATCTTCGGCGGCTTGGCTCAATTGATCGCTGGTTTCCAAGAATTCAAATGCGGCAATAATTTCGGCTACAGCGCCTTCACCGCCTACGGTTCGTTCTGGATAGCGTTTGCAATCATTCTGCTCTGCAAACACTATGGCGTCTACGAATCGAGCGGCGAGGACATCGGGTGGTTCCTAGTTGGATTCGCAGTCTACACTCTGATCATGTTGGTGGCGGCAATGCGGGTACATGGCATGATGGCCCTGACTTTTTTGCTACTGACCATTGGTTTCGTCCTGCTTATCCTAGCCCACTTCGGTTTCCCGCAACTCACCAAAGTCGCCGGTTTTGAGCTGATGGCTTGCGCCCTTTGCGCCCTCTACATGATGGCTGCAGCGATCTATGCCCAAGTCTTCGGCCGCCCCATTTTGCCGGTTGGCAAACCTTGGCTCAGCTAA